GAGTTTAAAATCAAGTTCGTTGCTAAATTGGAAAATGTAGGGCTTTGTGCCAGCCACTCCGCTAGCAATGTTCTTCACAAATTGAGGCAGCTCATTCATGACATCGACACGCTCGCTCAAATTCGTAAGAGCACCCGAAACTTGAACCTCGAGATCTTTTCCCCTCAGAGTAAACTCGGCTTCGCCAGGAACATTCCAGCCGGAAACAGAGTCTGTATATGTCTTGAGATGCTTTGTCGTGTTGTCAACTGATCCTAGAAGGATCTTGCCATTTTTATCCGTGACAATGCCAACGCTAACAGTGGTTGTGTTGTACGATTTCGGAGTGGTGAACTCCATCACGACCACAGAATAGTTCTCGGACTGGTAGTTAAGAAAGTTCcatgcagcagcagcatgATGTGGTTTCATGCCTTGAAGTGCCATAACATACATTCCAAGTCCCGAGTTTAGAGTAATATCCTGTTCAAATTGCTCGTTGCCTCCCAACTGGATAGTTCCAGAGGCTTTACAACGAGGCCAGAAGATGTGTCTCATTGATCCCCATGGGTTGGCAAGGTCTGTCCCGTAATAGGTGGTACCGTCCTTTCCGAATTTCACGCTTTCGCCAATAAGTTCTAAGGTCAAATCAACAATGCTAGCAGGATTAACGGACGACTTGATACGGTAAACTCTGAGCGCATCGTCGACTTCGACGGATAAATTATCGGCATAGAAGTTTGCACCGGCAACCGTGAAGTTCTCCAACTTGGTGGAGGTCCAAACATAGGCATCAGGTTTGCTCTTCTTGAAGATTTTGAAGGTAAATTGAGCTGTTGTATGCAGACCAACCAGATTTGAGTGTATCACTTGGGCAAATCCAGAGTATGTATCATCGTTGAAGTAGAATGTCTGGGTTTCGACACATGTGTGGCTCGGCACTTGGTACTCCAGGTCTTTTGGTGACAAAGGAGAGTACAAAGGCTCGTCTTTAGACAGGTCGGAGCAGACTGGATGAATTGACTCCGGTCCATATTCTGGTTCGGCAGTTCCAGCAACTACCGACAGTCCTGATTGAACTAATTTCCACATTTTATTAATAAAGGTTGCTTACTGTTCCCCCCAAGAATAAATAcatttttaatttttttgtttggCATACAAAAAATTTTGTTGACCCGTGTATCAGCTGACAGATCTCTGTGTAGCCAAACTACTCGTATGAtcattcttcttcttcctcttcctcatcctcctcatcctcctcgtcaaattcGTGTTCATTCTCTTCACCATCTTCGTCGAAAACCAGTGATGCATCAAAGTAGAGACTTGGGTCCAAAGCACTGATGTCACAGGATGTCGCTTTACCTTCAAGAAGCAGCTCGCTCATAAGAAGACCCGTAGCCGGTGCGTTATTGATACCCCAACAGGAATGTCCGGAGGCCAAATAGAGATTCTCTACATTTGTCTCACCAATAAGTGGACCGGATGAGGAAGGCACATCCAAAACCGGGAGATAGCACGCCTGTCTTTTGAGCACTCTGCCATTCTTCAAGTTTTCGGAAACTTTGGAAACATAGCCAAACAGTTTATCGCATTCCTCGGTCACAATCTCAACGTCATCTGTCGTTTCTGGGATTTGAACAGACGAGTCTCCTTCCCCGCACACGTAAACTTCGTCTTTTCTTGCGTAAATTTCGGGACTCACAAATCTACTCTTACTAAGTCGTAATTCTGTGAAAACTGCGTAAGGCGTGATCTCTTCGACTTTAGCAGGTTGTACTGTGATGGAGTGGGCGCGCAGTCCAGAAATAGGACAATCGGGAAGAATCTTGGATGTCCAGGGACCGACCGACAGCATCACCTTATCTGCGAAAAGCTCAACTTTCTCGCTGGAGGTCTTATCATACTCTGCTTTTGCGCTGGAAGGATAGTAGGAGACGCCTTTGCAGTTACCCGTCTCTTCATCGATCATTATGTCGTCCACTTTGCCAATGATTAGCTCCACAGCTCCTGTGGCAATGCACTGCTTTAAAATGAATGTGGTGAATTGGTAAGGATGCACTTGGGCCGTGGTATTTTTGTTACCGAGGTGGTTCCAGTCATCAATTAGCCTGCTGTCGATCCAGCCCAGATCCTCCGGAAGTTTTGGTCCGGAAGGCGAGTTCTGGCTCTCAATGGAAATACTGTTGCTGTTCTTTGAGATAGTGGTGGACTTCACCTCATTTCTGTCCTCCTCCGCTTTCTGGCTGCGTTTGGTTGTTCTTCCGCTCTTCTTACCTTCCAGGCTATTTAATCGCGACTCGGTGATGTCCCCCTCAACGCTCACCGTTGTTAATCGTCTATAACCCCATTCTTTCTCTCCGTCGAACTCGGTCGCGAGATCTTGGTGTAACTGAAAGCTCAATGGCACAATTTGCTGGGGAAAGGCCCACAATGCCAGTAGCCCACCTGCCTTTCCAGAGGCTCCTCCCGCCACACGTTTGCTTTCGACGATGGTAATGTGGTAATTCTCCGGATCAAAGTTGGGATGTCTCGTAAGATAGAACGCTGTGCAAACACCAATGATTCCTGCGCCAACGATTACGATATGCGTCTTGCCCTCGTGTTTTCCTGAAGGAAACGACGAGTACGTCAGAAAATCAGGCTTTTCTGGGGGAATTTGTTTCTCGGTCCCCATATCCACTGCCTGCGACAAGCGACTAATAATTTAAAATGCCGTTAACAATAATCACTTTTTTCTGGTACTATAAAAGTAAGAAAAGTTGCGTGAGAATTTCATTGCTTACACAGCCGTAATTATAATGCTATCTATTTACGACGACTCCTCAGAGTCGCTAAGGTCTATTTTTCTTCCGTTCGATTCGACTTCCAAATCACTGTTTTGGTCGTCCGAAACGTCTTCTGACGGCACTGTGCCGTCCAtatcatcatcatcatcctcctcgtcctcctcttcctcctcgctgCTCAGCAGACCCGCGTCGTCTAGCTCCTCGATATACTCGACGTCTgcgtcttcctcgtcatcgtcgcGAGTCTCGAGGCCTACCAGCTCTCGCTTGAGCTCGAACCTGTCTGTCATCATGCTTAGTTTGCCTCTAAGCTCCAACAGTCTGTCCAAATTTCCTGCTTTCCTTTTCATGGTGGTAGCCAACAAATTCAAGCTGGGCGAATTCTGCAGCGATCCGCCATGAAATATTAAAATGTGCTTGACCCAGTAGGCCAGATTTGTTTGTCTATTGGTGTTTCTGGCAATTTTTTCAGCCAACCTGTCCAAAAGCGGGCCAACATAAATAGAGTCCAGTTTTAGGATTGTGTTGCGGATCACAgtctcgtccttgttgttCAGCACACTCTCGAGGAGAGAATGGTCGTTCGATTTAAGTGCCTGCGACAAAACAGTTGTCAGAGTTCCTGTCGAGGCTCTTCCGCTCTTTTCAGCGGCGTTTCCATGGCCATTCGTTTGTATGGCTCGCAATCTCTCTGCCAGCGAAatctcgtcttcgtcgtcctcctcaGCAGTTTCAAGATCCCTAAAGTTGTCACCCGACGAAACTACTGCGTTGCTCTCGTTGTAGGTTTTAGGAGCAGCAATGTCGTGGCCATTTTTAGAGAACTGCGAAAACTTGAGATTAGGCTTtggtttttccagcttgatgtCCGCGACTACTTTGTAAATTTTTGTCCCATCTTCCGCTAGAACCCACCAGTCAAGAGCATCAAAAAACGGCACGCTCGAATCCTCAAGCCAGGTCAAAGTCAGGTGCTTTGGCCCTAAAGAGACGCCTTGGATTGGAAGGGTTTCCGCAACCTCTGATGCAGGCCGAGCGACAGTGATTTTGGCGTCACTTTTCTGTGTGTTAACggttttcttcttgcgcttgtAAGGCGAGCTGGCAGACTCAACAGTTTTCTTCTGTTCTTGCAGCGGACTGTTGAATATTTCCACTGCTCCCGACTCGGTGGTAGCAGCCAAGATGGTCATATCAAACCCGTTGTCCGCAATTGCTATCGATAAAACAGGCTCTTCGGCAACCAGAACCCCGACGGTGGTGCCTTTTGAGATGGAAATGGCATTAATGAACCGATCGCCTTGCGCAGCAGTGAAAATTATGTCGTCACCATAGTTCAGAACCGTGTGTATAGGAGAAACGTGTCCAGGAAGAGTCTTGACAACCGCAAAGTTGTCAGCAGTATTCACCAAGTACGTGGAGTGCGAGCAAAGAACAAGATGCGGCTGATCGTTGTACACTACTGTTGCCAAACGGGTCAAGGTTGTTTCTTCGCTCAGTGGTCTATGTGTCTTGGAAAGCTGCCagcttttgagattgaaTTCGTACAGGTTTCCTTGTATATCGCAACTGTAGGCCACGTTGGAATGCGCATTGTGGTGGAAGTCTGAGGCGGTTATGTGGTTAGAAGTCGCTAGCTTGTGAACGATCTCGTTTCTGCTTGGAGAATAAATATGAACAGCGCCATTTTCCAAACAGAGTGCTATCAGCTGATCTTCCAAAGAGGCGTCTACACGTCTCTTTTTGACATTCTTTGACGCCTCCGAAGGGGTCTGGATCCATGTGAGAGCCCGGACCTTGACACCTTTCTCAAATGGATAGACATTTGAGAAATTATCAGCCATATCTTTGGAGCTCTGAACCCTAAGGGTGTGCGAGTCGAGTGACACCGACACACTCGCGTAGTACTGCCCTGTCGCATCGAAGGCCGACGCCACGAGAGACATTATTGTGGTAGATTTATTcctaaaatttttcaacacaGCCCGAAACTATAGGCCGTACTTACCCTGCCCAGAGAACCGTCTGGCAGGcaattatttttcaatataAAAAGAGCactttttttccagtcGGGCTGGTGCTCGAAATGGCAGAGACGCGGGTCAGTATTGACATAATTTAACAAAAATACACCAGGACCCCCGCATAATTACCACCATCGCCAATGTCAGAAAACCAACAACCGCAAGAAGAGTTGTCCCTCCCGAAGGCAACCGTGCAGAAAATCATTTCGGAGGTGCTACCGTCTGAGTTCAGTTTCACGAAGGACGCGCGAGAAGCACTGATCGAGTGCTGCATTGAATTCCtcatgattttgtccaCTGAATCGAACGACATCGCcgacaaggagctcaagaagaccaTCTCGACAGACCATGTTCTCAAGGCAGTGACCGAGCTGGGATTTGTGGACTACATCCCGGTGCTTGAAAAGTGTCTAAGCGAGTTCAAGGAAAGTaacaagttcaaagagcgCAAGAACAGCAAGTTCCAGAATAGCGGGCTGTCCGAGGAAGAACTACTGAGACAGCAGGAAGAGCTCTTCCGCGCTAGTAGAAACCGTCTTCAGCAACAGAACGTCAAGGATGAGAGCGAGTAATGTATTCTAGTGGATAGATAGAGATGTACGATTATTGATCATATTTGCACAGCCGAATAattatatatttttttatttacttACTGATCAGGTCTTGGACAAACTGCTGCTTTTCAGGAGGCAGCAAGTCTTTCAGTCTCTGCTGTTCTCTAGAGACAAACGACTTAAATTCCTCCACCACATTGATTGGGTCCAGAGGCGAGTCCTTTGTGAGCTGGTCCAATtcttcatcgtcgtcgtgcTCGCCAAATATTTCTCCGTCATATTCACCAGTCTCGACTAGTTGTGTGATTGCCATGTCACGTTTCATAAGCATGACGCGCTTCTCGATGGCAGCGGGCAGTTTCTCAAAGCACGCAATCAAGCGGTGCAAAATCACATCACTGTAGTTCGATAAAATGCCCGTGTCTGCCGTCAAGAGCGAAATCAAGGCCAGAATCTGCAACTTGAGATCGAAAACCGTAGAGAGCCTATTTTCGTTATTGAACCACAGCTCAATGAATTTCATGAACTGCTCACCGATCAGCTGCGACGTTTGCACGGGACGAACGAAGCAGcaagaaataaatattttcagGAACGGCTTAAGGGTGTCCTGAAAGATGTCGTCATCGTTTGGATCAGCCTGCATTTTCGCAGCCGTCTGCAACACTGGTTGTAAAATTTGCGGCAGAACCGGCTCGATGTTTGGGCCAACCGACAAAATGACAGAAGAAAGCAGGTTGTAAACAAATTCCACAAGGCCAATATCCGACTCGTAGTCATCGGTCTCGAGCAACCTCAGGATGGCAGTAAGAAACTGCTGCAAATGCATGTCATTGGCGATGTCCGAATTTCTGAACCCGTGAATGCATACGGTCTCAAAATAAGGCTCGTAGTTGTCGTAGTATTCGAATCCGTAATTTTCAAATGAGTCCATCACACATTGGAAAATGTTCCACGATTCAGGGATCATCACCTTCAACGTGTAGTTTATGGACTCCAGAAGATCCATAATCTCCGTCAAGAAGATTGCAAGCCcgttctccagcacaaaTCTGATAGCTGGCTCGATCGTCTTCATTAGTCCAAAAGTTATCTCCTTTTGAGACGTCATGGTGGTGATCATGGTGGTGAGCGTATTCAGGATCGACGCAGCCTGATACTCTTTATCCGTCTCCTCTGAGCTTTGTTTGTCACTATCCACGTTTTGCAACCTCAACAGCTCCTCTGCAATTCTCAAAAACTGCGTGTTCAGGTTGGAAGCCAGCTGCGTGGCAAACGGTTCGAGgtccttggcaaacttcGACACTACATCATCCATGATCTCGTTGATaagctcaaactcaaaattGTTGCTCatctcaagcagctcagaCATCACAAGAGATATTCTAGGAGACACCTCATTGGCAATTGGCTCGTAAGAGACTAGATACCGCAGAGCATCAGCAGCCTCGATTCGCAAGGGAAGCGGGCTGGTTTTCGCGAAACAGTTCATCACATTCTGGAATACGCTCGAAAGCAGCTGAATATCCTTGTAGTTATGTGTTGTGAGGGCGATTGTCTCGCAGGCCCTGGTCTGCAGCCACTTGTACTTGCTGTCCGAAAGCTGAGGCAGAATGAACGACTTTgtgatctcgtccagctgATCTCTCATTGGGCTGCTTGGTTTATTGAGCTTCATCCATACATTGCTGAGAAGTCTCAAACCGGCTTCAGTTTTGTGCGCAATCTGCTCGTCAGCCAGGTTTTGCTGCCTGCTCTGGAAAATCTCATTCAAAATGTTCATTACCACAACAACAGACTCCTCAAACCGCCTGTAAGTCAGCGCATACACAAACTCGTTGGCAGCAACGTCTGCAGTCTTGGAATCGTGGTTTATGTCATAGAACCTCCGAAGATACTCCTGAGGATCgtcctcaaacagctctaCGGTCTCCTCAGACGCGCTCAGCATAGGGACGATCACGTGACGGATCAGCGGATCGAGCTGTTCTTTAATGGATCCCCAAATGCCGTC
The sequence above is a segment of the Ogataea parapolymorpha DL-1 chromosome I, whole genome shotgun sequence genome. Coding sequences within it:
- a CDS encoding Subunit of a heterodimeric NC2 transcription regulator complex with Bur6p — protein: MSENQQPQEELSLPKATVQKIISEVLPSEFSFTKDAREALIECCIEFLMILSTESNDIADKELKKTISTDHVLKAVTELGFVDYIPVLEKCLSEFKESNKFKERKNSKFQNSGLSEEELLRQQEELFRASRNRLQQQNVKDESE
- a CDS encoding oxidoreductase, with amino-acid sequence MSQAVDMGTEKQIPPEKPDFLTYSSFPSGKHEGKTHIVIVGAGIIGVCTAFYLTRHPNFDPENYHITIVESKRVAGGASGKAGGLLALWAFPQQIVPLSFQLHQDLATEFDGEKEWGYRRLTTVSVEGDITESRLNSLEGKKSGRTTKRSQKAEEDRNEVKSTTISKNSNSISIESQNSPSGPKLPEDLGWIDSRLIDDWNHLGNKNTTAQVHPYQFTTFILKQCIATGAVELIIGKVDDIMIDEETGNCKGVSYYPSSAKAEYDKTSSEKVELFADKVMLSVGPWTSKILPDCPISGLRAHSITVQPAKVEEITPYAVFTELRLSKSRFVSPEIYARKDEVYVCGEGDSSVQIPETTDDVEIVTEECDKLFGYVSKVSENLKNGRVLKRQACYLPVLDVPSSSGPLIGETNVENLYLASGHSCWGINNAPATGLLMSELLLEGKATSCDISALDPSLYFDASLVFDEDGEENEHEFDEEDEEDEEEEEEE
- a CDS encoding Survival factor 1 yields the protein MWKLVQSGLSVVAGTAEPEYGPESIHPVCSDLSKDEPLYSPLSPKDLEYQVPSHTCVETQTFYFNDDTYSGFAQVIHSNLVGLHTTAQFTFKIFKKSKPDAYVWTSTKLENFTVAGANFYADNLSVEVDDALRVYRIKSSVNPASIVDLTLELIGESVKFGKDGTTYYGTDLANPWGSMRHIFWPRCKASGTIQLGGNEQFEQDITLNSGLGMYVMALQGMKPHHAAAAWNFLNYQSENYSVVVMEFTTPKSYNTTTVSVGIVTDKNGKILLGSVDNTTKHLKTYTDSVSGWNVPGEAEFTLRGKDLEVQVSGALTNLSERVDVMNELPQFVKNIASGVAGTKPYIFQFSNELDFKLVKDGKVEHSETGYGYTETTFISDVIKPSN